A window of the Mangifera indica cultivar Alphonso unplaced genomic scaffold, CATAS_Mindica_2.1 Un_0079, whole genome shotgun sequence genome harbors these coding sequences:
- the LOC123207455 gene encoding uncharacterized protein LOC123207455 produces the protein MDSICKSRRKLAANSHQFSSFKDHFNLDKLDMERCLDDNEGLWLSSDFPSPSNFFAEHRLSEETFLDGLDPGNYEIHLGTSLELTSSVSDKEKTCSPNPEETLEDLDDDEPLFWPFELERCWNPEETWKSFTMSPRKDIEKLENTPGGTCKTHSKERHKRKAMMNSGSSNKNVRKLNNMPSRLRNSKKHSAKIVPLEIEDNIKEATSKNSYLFQDVLAMNQEVPIETFLGLGEFDGHEGVDSDVNVDAFFMEECL, from the exons ATGGACTCTATCTGTAAATCCAGGAGGAAACTTGCAGCAAATTCTCATCAGTTCTCATCATTCAAAGACCATTTCAATCTCGATAAGCTCGACATGGAAAGATGCCTGGATGATAATGAAGGTTTGTGGTTGTCTTCAGATTTTCCTTCGCCTTCGAATTTTTTCGCAGAGCACAGACTCTCTG AAGAAACTTTCCTGGACGGCCTGGATCCAGGGAATTATGAAATACATTTAGGAACCAGTCTCGAATTGACTTCTTCAGTTTCGGATAAGGAGAAAACTTGTAGCCCCAATCCTGAAGAGACCCTGGAAGATTTGGATGATGATGAACCCCTATTCTGGCCATTTGAACTTGAACGGTGTTGGAATCCTGAAGAAACCTGGAAAAGTTTCACAATGTCTCCCCGGAAAGACatagaaaaacttgaaaatactcCTGGAGGGACCTGTAAAACCCATTCAAAAGAGAGGCATAAGAGAAAAGCAATGATGAACTCAGGCAGTAGCAATAAGAATGTCAGGAAACTCAACAACATGCCTTCAAGATTgcgaaattcgaaaaaacattCTGCAAAAATTGTTCCATTAGAGAttgaagataatataaaagaagcAACATCTAAGAATAGTTATCTCTTCCAGGATGTTCTTGCAATGAACCAGGAAGTTCCAATCGAGACTTTTTTAGGCCTTGGCGAATTCGATGGACATGAGGGGGTTGATTCTGATGTTAATGTAGATGCTTTCTTCATGGAAGAGTGTTTATGA